Part of the Pseudobdellovibrionaceae bacterium genome is shown below.
GCATGTCGTCTTCGGATTGCGTCACTGGCGTGCCGCAACCCGGATACGCCATGCACGACGCGAACGGCAGACGCAGGCATCCGCATCCAATCGTCTTGGTCTCTGTGCCTTCGTCTGTGATCTGGGTTTTTCTTCTTTTTAGGAGATGGTGATTGGGTTTTCATAGGCGACATTTTAGACCATTGTCCTGCCAGGCTGGGCAGGGGGCGGTGGAGTACATTTTAATGTTGGTCATAGTGGTTTCCATCGTTATTGGTTTGATCTATCAATTTAATAAAGATTTTGAACGATATGCGAACGCCTTTTTCGGGGATTATCTCACTTGTTTGATTGCTATGGGAGAGTTGCCTTCCTTGGGTGGTGGAGGTGGCAGCGAATCGGCTTGCCTTGCTGAATTGCAGGCCTTTAATCAGGCGGGTCAGCAAATGGCTTCGCGTGGAGCGGGTGCTGGAAATAAATCTGGTGAAAACGCAGAGGGTGAAGAGGGTGACGGCGAGGGTGAAGAGGGTTCGGGTGGTGACTCTAAGGCCAACAAGCGAAGTGGTGGTGGTGCCACAGCTGGTGGTGGTGTACGCAGCCGTCGTCGGGGTAATCGTTTTCGCGCTGGAAATAAATGGAAAGATCAAGAGGTGGCCTCGCAGAAATCAGGTAAAGAAGAAAGTGCCACGGCCGGGTATGTAAATGTTAATTCTCCCACTTCGGGTGGTAATGCGGAGCCTTTACGTCAAAATCGCATGTTGATTTCTCGTGGTGGCGCCAGTGAAAAAGAAGAAAAAGAAGCCAAAAGAGCTAAGCCTTTGGTGAAAACAGAAGAAGCCAGAGGGCGAGGTCAACGAATCAAAATCAATAGAACACTCGCCAGTGACCAGAAAGATCTCGACGTGGAGGCTGAATTCACTCTGGGAGGTCTTGTGCGATTTTTGATCATCGTGGGGATACTCATTGCCTTGTTGATGTTTTTGGGTGGTCAAGCCCTTCAACTTTCTAAATCCATGGAATAGCAGGGAAAATTTTTTTGATGCTCGCCGACAAATGGCGCCACGCATCTTCAAAAGTTTTCAGAAGGACGTTAGTCGTTTATTTTTTGGCACGGGAAATATACAACTAAAATCTAATAGAAGCGTACTGATTTGGGGAAATCAGTTGGGTAGTGACGTCGTCGGCATAGGGGGGATAATGCTGGGGCCGCAGGTCGTAGAAATTTGCCGGCAAGGCAAAGTCAGCATTGATACAGCCAATGAACGGGTGGCTGTGATTTGGCGTTTTACTAAAACTCAAAGTCAACTCGTGGACAGGCTTATTGCTCAATTGGAGGCGGTTAATCACGACCAGCTGGATCGGGTCAACGAACTTGAGACAGAGATCAATGATCTTATTAATCGTTGGCACTCAAAAATACGTAAGTTGGGTGGTTGTCCCAAGGGTTTGTGGATGGCCGACTTCGACTCCGGAGATGGGTATTTCAGTTGGAAATTTCCGGAGCGTGAAATCCTCTATTGGCGGCCCTATGAAGACGGTTTCGCCGATCGAATGCCGGTCGAAAAGTGGTTGCGTCGCCGGAATCTCCAAGCCACAGCGTATGCGGCTTCGATTTTGCCGTAAAGTTTGCGCCTCTCTCATTTATCGCTTATAAGTTGGCCCTCACAAGGAGGGGCGTAAATGAGAGTAGCCCTCGCTCAAATGAATTCGACGTTAGGTGATTTTGCAGGCAACAGGGATAAGATGTTGTCGCTTTGTCACAAAGCGATTTTAGACGAATGCGATCTCATAGTATTTCCAGAAGCCAGTTTGTTTGGGTATCACCCGGTGGATCTTTTGGAGCGCCCGAGTATCGTTAAAGAACAGCTCAAAGAGCTGAAAGCCTTCCAGCAGAAAATGCCAAAAGGATTAGTGGCCCTCGTGGGGGCCATAACGATAAATCCGAAACAAGATGGTAAACCCTATTTCAACTCGGCTGTGCTAATGGAAAGAGGCAAGAAGCCGAAAGTTTTTGCCAAACAACTGTTGCC
Proteins encoded:
- a CDS encoding DUF2203 family protein — translated: MLGPQVVEICRQGKVSIDTANERVAVIWRFTKTQSQLVDRLIAQLEAVNHDQLDRVNELETEINDLINRWHSKIRKLGGCPKGLWMADFDSGDGYFSWKFPEREILYWRPYEDGFADRMPVEKWLRRRNLQATAYAASILP